A single window of Sporosarcina sp. FSL W7-1349 DNA harbors:
- the tsf gene encoding translation elongation factor Ts yields the protein MAITAQMVKELREKTGAGMMDCKKALTEVNGDMEAAVDFLREKGLSSAAKKADRIAAEGTTDIIVNGNEAVLFEVNAETDFVAKNEGFQTLVKELGEHLLSAKPASIEEALESKMDNDLSVADHISNAVAKIGEKITLRRFEIRTKTDNDVFGPYLHMGGRIGVLVILEGTKDEEAAKDVAMHVAALNPKYVSRDQVSEEEVERERKVLTEQALNEGKPENIVAKMVEGRIGKYFEEICVLDQAFVKNSDQKVGEFVKSTGGTLKEFIRYAVGEGIEKREENFADEVMSQVKGN from the coding sequence ATGGCTATCACAGCACAAATGGTAAAAGAACTACGCGAAAAAACAGGCGCAGGTATGATGGACTGCAAAAAAGCACTAACTGAAGTGAATGGCGATATGGAAGCAGCAGTCGACTTCCTTCGTGAGAAAGGCCTTTCCAGTGCAGCGAAAAAAGCAGACCGCATCGCGGCTGAAGGTACGACAGATATCATTGTAAATGGCAATGAAGCTGTTCTCTTTGAAGTGAACGCGGAAACAGACTTCGTTGCGAAAAACGAAGGGTTCCAAACACTTGTTAAAGAACTTGGAGAGCACTTGCTTTCAGCAAAACCTGCTTCCATCGAAGAAGCGCTAGAATCCAAAATGGACAACGATTTATCCGTAGCGGACCATATTTCAAATGCTGTAGCGAAAATTGGTGAAAAAATCACTCTTCGCCGCTTTGAAATCCGTACAAAAACCGACAATGACGTATTCGGCCCTTACTTGCACATGGGTGGACGTATTGGCGTTCTAGTCATTTTGGAAGGAACAAAGGACGAAGAAGCTGCAAAAGACGTGGCGATGCACGTTGCCGCTCTAAATCCGAAATACGTTTCCCGCGACCAAGTTTCCGAAGAGGAAGTGGAGCGTGAGCGCAAAGTCTTGACAGAACAAGCGTTGAACGAAGGAAAACCAGAGAACATCGTAGCGAAAATGGTCGAAGGCCGCATCGGTAAATACTTCGAAGAGATCTGCGTTTTGGATCAAGCTTTCGTTAAAAACTCCGACCAAAAAGTGGGCGAGTTCGTCAAATCGACAGGCGGTACTTTGAA